TTGAGGTAAAAACGGAAATCTTTATAAGGGCAAATGAAACTCCTACAATAGTAAACAATAATTTGAAAAACCAGAAATCATTGGCAAAAGGCATTACAAAACACATACAGCTTACCAGAAAAAGAGCAATCAGCATTGAATTCTTGATTCCTATTTTGGGTAAAAATGATGCCAGAATAAAAGAACATATGGCAATCGGCAGATCTTTAAAACCTTCCAGCACACTTGCTGAAGATTTCGAGATTCCGAAGTTTTGCTGTACCTGCAAAATAACGGTTCCCACAGAATTCAGAAGAATTGCGAAAACGAAATAATTTAAAAACAATACAGCTTTAATGTTGAAATTTTTCATGGAGATCATTTCTTGTCGGCTAAGATAGAAGCATTTCGCTTAACATTAATTTAACACAATAAATCAATATTTGAACTATATTAATATAATTAGTATTTTTATTGGATAAATACGATTAATTTAGATGAAAGTCAGTTTTGAAAGAATAATTCCGGATGAAAAGAGTTCCTTCCGTACTCTGCACAACAATTCGCCGATCTCAGAATTCAAATGGGAATATCATTACCACCCTGAAATCGAGCTGGTCTGCGTTATTTCAGGGAATGGAACCCGTCACGTTGGCTATCATAAAAGCAACTATACGAACGGTGACCTGGTATTGATTGGTTCTAATATTCCGCATTCAGGGTTTGGTTTGCACTCAACAGATCCGCATGAAGAAATTGTACTTCAGTTCAGCGAGGAAATTCTTCAGTTTCCGGAACAGGAAGTTGAAGCCAGATCGATCAAAAATCTGTTGGAACTTTCTAAATACGGCATTCATTTTCATCATAAGATCAAAAAAATAATGCTTCCCAAACTTAAATTAATGCTGGAATCGGAAGGGTACAAAAGATATCTGCTGCTTCTGGAGATTTTGTTTGAACTCTCACAATGTAAAGATTATGATCTTCTGAACAAAGAAATTATGCCTTATACCATTATATCGAAAAATAAAATGAGGCTGGAAAACATCTTTACGTATGTAGAACATAACTACGATAAGGAAATCAATATTGAAGAGGTAGCAAAACTTGCCAATCTTACGCTGCCAGCTTTCTGTAACTTTTTCAAAAAAGCAACCCAGATTACCTTTACAGAATTTGTAAATCGGTACCGCATCAATAAAGCTTGTTTGCTGATGGCTCAGGATATGAGTATTTCAGAATGCAGCTACAGTTGCGGGTTTAATAATGTAACTTATTTTAACCGGATGTTTAAAAAATATACGGAAAAAACACCTTCTGAGTTCATAAAGAATTTCTCGCATAATAAAGTGAATGTGGATCTAAAAGTTGAAAAAGAGGTTACATTAAAGGCTAGCTTTTAAAAATTATCCTTGCTAAGGTTTTGAACCTGCCAAGGATAAAAAAAGCTGCTCTTAAAAAAGAACAGCTTATATATATATGACGGTTAAAAATATTCAACCGTTCATCGTATTATTTCCATTTGATATTACAACCCATACTTGGTTTCTGGATGTCTTCCTGTGGTTCACCCAAAAGAAGGTTTTCAAAAGCAATGATCAGATCTTCTCCGGTTACATCTTTATTGTTTCCCGGTCTTGAATCATCCATTTGTCCTCTGTAGATAAGATCCAATTTATCATCAAAGAAATAAAAATCTGGTGTACAGGCTGCATCATAAGCTTTAGCTATTGCCTGGCTTTCGTCATACA
The Chryseobacterium sp. W4I1 DNA segment above includes these coding regions:
- a CDS encoding AraC family transcriptional regulator; this translates as MKVSFERIIPDEKSSFRTLHNNSPISEFKWEYHYHPEIELVCVISGNGTRHVGYHKSNYTNGDLVLIGSNIPHSGFGLHSTDPHEEIVLQFSEEILQFPEQEVEARSIKNLLELSKYGIHFHHKIKKIMLPKLKLMLESEGYKRYLLLLEILFELSQCKDYDLLNKEIMPYTIISKNKMRLENIFTYVEHNYDKEINIEEVAKLANLTLPAFCNFFKKATQITFTEFVNRYRINKACLLMAQDMSISECSYSCGFNNVTYFNRMFKKYTEKTPSEFIKNFSHNKVNVDLKVEKEVTLKASF